In Tumebacillus amylolyticus, the genomic stretch TGTGCGGCAATTCGTCAAACAGTTCGAACGCTTTGCGCCAATGATAGATCGCACGGTGGTACTTCTGACGTTTCTGCTCGATGACGCCGAGTTTGTTCAGGGCGGCGAGCAGGGCCGGGTAGTTGAACTTCTCCTTGGCAATCTCCAAGACTTCCTCAAACTCGACGATCGCCTGTTCATACTGGTTGAGGTTCATGTAACAGTCCCCGAGATCGGTCTTGACGTCGATCAAGTTGAGGTTGGGAGAGGGCTTCTCCAGCAAAGACTCAAGCAGTCCGGTTGCCCGCTCGTAATTGCGGGAAGACAGCAGGGCTTTTGCGACTTTGTGCGCAGATGTCTGCTCAAGTTGAGTCTGGATATCAGCCAAAAAGTGTTCCAACGGGGTCTCCAGCTTTTCAGCAATCGCTTCAAGGACTTTATAGGACGGGTTGGCTTTGTCTGACTCAATTTGCGAGATCATGCTGGGTGTAACCAAACCAGACCCGAGGTCGCTTTGGGTAAGTCCCTTGGCGACACGCAATTCACGAATTTTTTGACCGAGAGACATTAATATTCCTCCAAGTTTAGATGATTTCTAGACAACATTTTACTACTTTAGGGGAGGAGAATAAAGAGGTGATCAAGATTTTGTTCAAACTTTTTATAATGTAAGCTGAATAAGAGATTCAATGAAGCTTCAATTATGGTGGATAGTAATGAATGGTTATATTTGGTAAATTAAAAAAAGCCCGCTGTTACGGGCTTTTTTTGTAGAGAATGACGGTCAGGAGAGATGGAACCGTCGCCAAGCGGTGTTGTCGGCGCGTTGTCCATTACAAGTAAGTTCCGTGGAGATCAGGACGGTTTTGGCCCCGTGGAACAAGGTGCGCGGCAACGTGCAGAGAGCTTGATTGCCGTGTTTCGACCATGTGACACCGAGCGTTTGTAAGTGGTACTTATTTTGATCGCTCAGCTCAAGGAGTTCACCACGCTCCGGTATCCGTAAGTACAGCTTACATTCATCTTCGGGACGCAGGGTGTCGGCCGTTTGGATGGCGATCTGAACGGTGTCTGCATGCGCGGCCGCCAGCACTTCGCGGATATCGGCGGAGCGGGCGTGCAGCGGAGCTTTTTGGTCGCCGATGTCGTCGAGTTCGATTCGTTGCAACGTCCGTTGCGGGAACGTCGGAACCGAGTAGATAGAGAGGAGATCGTTGGTGCGCACGAACGACTCCAATAAATTTTTCATCATGTGAATCTGCGAGGTGTGCGCCAAGATCGCAGCATGTTTGTCCGTTTCGACTTGCTTGGAGAGCGGCAAGGACAACCACGCCACTCCGACGTCTGTCAGATGGGACGGGTGGGTCAGCGGGGCGTTCGGGCGGTACCGGCGCGGGTCGGGAAACTCGGGATAATGGATGAGATAATTCCACTCGCGCGGTTTGAGGTCGTCCGCCTCGGCCGTCAATGCGTATTGGGTAAAAGCCGAAGTTGCCCAATGATCGCGATGCACATCATGCGGGTCCGGGTAGAGCACATCGGTCGGGCGGTATTCGTCCAGCAGTTTGCGCAAGTCGTTTACAACGGAAAGCCCGCAATAGGGAGCGTGGGGGTGGTAGGCGTTCAGATAGGGGACGGCGCTCGAACCGTTCATCGCTTGAAAGGGTTTCGTCGGGTTCCAATACGTGAGCCACAGCCGATGCAGGCCGGCGTCCGGATAGCCGAGAAACGTCACATCTCGTTGGCTCAACCCCATGCGGGCCGCCGCTTGCAGTTCTTCTCGTTGACGAATTTCTCCCAAACGCCGCATGTCTGCTCCGTCGGGGTGTTTGATTCCGAATAATTGAGCGGCCGCCCCTCGGAATCCGTCTCCGTTGGTCATCACGACGATTCGGACTTGTCCGCCGCTGTTCTGTGTTTGGCGAATCATCGCCACGGCGGCCAGCGAGGCGTCGTCCGGATGAGGGGCGATCACGAGCAAACGCTTCGGCGGTGCTTGTTGCAAGACGTGGTTTGCGTCGGCCATGTTCCTCATGAGGTCTGCCGCTTGCGTGGTTTGCGGTGGAACCAGCAGCATTCCGCCGAGCAGCATCGTTGCCAAAAGTCCTGCGCGCCATCCCTTGCCTGCTTGCACAGTTCCATCCCTCCCACTCGTTTCGAATGTCGGTAGATCGTGTATCCATCAGTTTTTGAAAAAGCGCTCCCGCTTATTCCCGTACTAACAGAATGGCGACGCGGGGAGACTACCGAGAGGAGGTGAGGCATCTATGGCAGAGCAAAACGACAAGCAGGTAAGCGAACGCCGAGAGCGCAAATTGCGTTCTGTGGATGACAACGCCTTGAACGCACCGTGGCGCAATACGCCGCTAGACAACTGGAGCAAAGACACCGATCCGTCGATTCTGTCCGGTGATCAGTATGTCGACAATGACCATGACCTGGGCACGACACGCCGTGAGAACTTGGAGCGGTTGGCGGGTCAGCGCAATCCGGTCGCGGCTCCCTTCATGCATCCCACGCACGATACGTCGATGAACAACGGGGATGACGAACTGTATTACGGGGACTCCAACAACGTGAACAAGTAAGCAAAAAACAGCCACGTCGATCTCAGATCGCGTGGCTGTTTTTTTGTGCCGCTCATTTCTTTTTCTTCTTGGCGGTCCTGTCTTCGCGTTCCCACTTGCGCAGGTGCGGAGTCGGATCGAACGCCCATTCACGAGCCCCGGTGTCGCGGTACATCCCATAGTGCAAGTGCGGCGCAAACTTGCCGGACGTGCCCGGACGGCCGTATCCGGAGGAGCCTACATAGCCGATCACTTGGCCCGGTTTGACGAGCGACCCGCGCTTCATCCCTTTTTCAAATCCGCTGAGATGTGCATAGTAGTGATACACGTTGTTCAAGTCGCGAATCCCGATGCGCCATCCGCCAAATTTGTTCCAACCCGCGACTTCTACGACGCCGTATGCCGTGGACAGTACCGGCGTGCCGGTGTTGGCAAAAATATCGCAGCCTTCATGCGAACGACGGCCGCCCCAACCGCGGGCATCTCCCCATGTCGAGCGATACGAATAGTTGTAGCGCAAGGGGATGGGAAACGAGTTGCCTTTGATCTCAAGCGTGCCTTCCGATTGGAAGATGTGGGCGAATCCGGTGATGCGGTCGACGACCGTCCCGTCTTGGTAATAGTCCCAGAGCGCGCGGCGCACAGACTCTTCATCTGAACCGTCGCGTCCGAGAAACTTCGCCATCGTGAACAGTTCGTCGACCGGGTCGGTCCGGTCGGCTTTTTTGTCCCCGTTGCCGTCCAGTCCGATGCCGCCGAACAGTTTGATCGTCATCGGATTGTTGTCTTCCATCTGCGGGTTGACGGGGCCGCGCCATTTGTCGACGGGTACTTCGATTTTGATGGTCGAGGGGTTGGGATTCTGGCGGTTCTTCTGCCAATGAATACCCATCTCGTATTGATTGACGGCCGCGAGAAAGTACCACGGCACACGGGTTTGTTTCTCGACTTTGTACAGGACCGGCAATTCTTCTTGCGGCTGCGTCAGAACGGGCAGGTCCTCTCCTCCCTCAGCTGTGTCCGGCTGGGACGCTTTTGCCGGAAGGGGTGGGAGGAGGGCAAGCGTCAAGAACAGCGGCATCCACAACCGGCCTTTCAGCCATTGGTTCATCTGCACTCACCTCATCAGCTTGGAATCCCTCTGGGGATTGTTAGCGCTAGTGTGCCCGTCGCTTTCGTTGTCGTCCCAGAGAAAATGTGGAAGACGATCTCGCTAATTGTTAAGATTGTGTAAAAAGAGGTATTTTGTCGAAGTTGGGCTATTGTCAGATGTCCGGGGAACGATAATAATGGGTAAGGGTTCGTACATGGAATCCCTACATAACCTTTACAGTTTTCGTCTGGTAATCAATCTCGATCATCCAAGGAGGACCCTTGATATGCTGCGTTTGGGACCGAAGAACGACGTGTTTTTTGACTTGTTGGAGCAAGAAGTGGACAACCTGCAACGCGGAGCGAAGTTGTTTGTAGAATTGATGGAGAACTACACCAATGTGGAAGCTAAATTTGACGGCATCCAAGATATTGAACATAAAGGCGATGCGATCACCCGTCAGATCATGGAGAAATTGAACTCCACCTTCGTAACGCCGATCGAGCGCGAGGACATCTCGGCGCTGGCGTTTACGCTCGACGAGATTCTCGACATCATCACCGGGGTAGCCGACCGCTGCGTGCTGTACCGCATCGGCAAACCGACGCCGGAAATGATTGCGCTGTCCAAAGCGATGGAAGGCGCGAGCGACGAGTTGGTCAAATTGATCCACATGTTGCGCGAACTGAAGTACGACCGTATCCAAGAATCGGCGAAGCGCGTGAAGAAATGGGAGATGGAATCGGACCAGATCTACCGCCACGCGGTGGCACGCCTCCTGAACGACGAAACGCACTCCCCGATCTATGTGATCAAATGGAAGGAAATCTACGAGAAGCTCGAAGACGGCGTGGACTTCTGTGAGGACGTATCGAACTTGGTGGAAGGGGTCGTCTTGAAAAATGCATGACACCGGCATGTACCTGATCATCGCCGTGGTGGTCTTGGCACTGGGGTTTGACTACATCAACGGCTTCCACGACACAGCGAACGCAATCGCGACTTCGATTTCGACCAAAGCGATGAGCCCGAAAATCGCCATCTTGTTGGCTGCCTCGATGAACTTGCTTGGCGCACTGTCGTTTACGGGCGTCGCCAAAACGATCGGCAAAGGCATCGCGGACCCGGCGCAGCTCTCCAACGGCATGTGGATTGTCGTCGCTGCGATGGTGTCGGCGATCATCTGGAACTTGATCACATGGTGGTACGGAATTCCGTCCTCCTCGTCGCATGCCTTGATCGGTTCACTGACAGGTGCGGTTATCGCATCGGCCGGTTTTTCACAGATCAACTACGGCGGTTTCATTTCGATCTTGAAGTCATTGGTACTTTCTCCGATCATTGCTCTCGTGCTCGGTTTCATCATCATGCTGGCCTTTCTCTGGCTGTTCAAGAACTTTGCTCCGGCCAAGATGACGCGCAATTTCCGCGCGTTCCAAGTGCTCTCTGCTGCGTTCCAAGCCTATCTGCACGGAACCAACGACGCACAGAAAGCGATGGGGATCATCACGTTCGCTCTCGTGGCGGGCGGGTTCCAAGACACGATGGACATTCCGCTTTGGGTTAAGTTTGCGGCGGCAGCTGCGATGGCGCTCGGAACTGCTTCCGGCGGGATGCGCATCATTCGCACCGTCGGGCGGGGAATTATGAAGATGCAGCCGGTGAACGGTTTCGCAGCTGACGTGACGTCTGCGATCGTCATCGGCGGTGCCACGTACTTAAAACTGCCGGTTTCGACGACGCACGTCATTTCGTCGGCGATTATGGGCGTCGGCGCTGCCAAAGGGTTCAACAAAGTAAAGTGGGACGTAGCCGGGCGGATCGTTATGACTTGGATCATCACTCTGCCGCTTACCGCTGTGCTTGCAGCGCTCGTGTACTGGGTGCTCAGCATCTTTTTCTAGTAGGTGAAAAAACCTTCGTCATGGGACGGAGGTTTTTTTTGTTTTATCCTGCATACGGGGTGCATGAAAATCCCATACTAGGCTTTGTGTAGAAGTACAAAATGCGCTACATATTTGGAGGGACCAAGGACAACATGATGAACCAACAATTTGGCAATCAACAAATGGGCTCGCAATTCGCTCGTCCGCAGTTCAACAACTACAACCAAAGCTACAACCAAGGTCTGCAACAAGGCTATTCCCAACAACAAGTAGATCGCATCCATCAAGCTTCCCTGTATGGCGGCGCGCAACATCAAGACAACGGCCGCATCCACCAAGCTTCGATGATGAACGGCACCATGGCGAATCCGCAACTGAACAACTACAGCGGCTCCCAAGGGTATAGCAACCAACAAGGCTACAACACGATGATGAACCAAGGCTCCAACCAAGGTTTCAACCAAGCCTACAACCAAGGCGGCTTCCAACAAAGCGTTTCCCAGCAACAACTCGACCGCATCCACCAAGCGTCTCTGTACGGTGGCCAACCGTCCCAACCGGAAAACGCTTATGTAGAGCGCATCCATCAATCCACGATGCAAAACGGCACGATGGCTGCTCCGCAATTGAACAACTACAACCAAGGGTACAGCCAAAGCTTCAACCAAGGTCAAGGCTTCAACACCATGACCCAAGGTTACAACCAAGGCTACAGCCAAGGTCTGCAACAAGGCGTCTCCCAGCAACAACTCGACCGCATCCACCAAGCGTCTCTCTACAACGGCCAACCGTCCCAACCGGAAAACGCCTATGTTGAGCGCATCCATCAATCCACGATGCAAGGCGGCATGATGGCAAACCCGCAACTGAACAACTACAACACTCGCCAACAACAAGGCGGTTTCGGCGGCGGTTACGGCCAATCCACGATGATGATGAGCGGCGGCGGCACGTTCAACCAAGTGATGAACGCAGACGCAGGCATTCGTGACGCTCAAGGTCGCACCGATGTGTACCCGCAAGCGATGTACACCGGCAGCAACCAATACGACACCGTCAACCAAAACGTCATGAACCAAATGACTTCCCAAATGAACGGCCGGCAGTTCTAATCAAACGGTGGACCGTATAAAAAGTGACGCGCAGGGAATTTTCCCTGCGTGTCACTTTTTTTTGTTCGTAAACAGGAAAATCACCAACACAAATCGAACTTAACTCTTATACAACTTAGAGTTTCGGAAGGGGACCTTCAACATGAACCTGCTTAAACAGTATGCGGAGGAGTTGGATCTCTACGTACGCACCGACAGTTTCCCGTTAGGCGTCAAAGTCTTCCAAGACGATGCGGCGATTCCGGCCAAAGTGAAACGGCCGTTGCGTGACTTGGGGAATCGCATCACGATCTGCCAAGGGATTTCCATGGCGAGACGGTACGGTTGGACGATCGCAATGAGCGCCGAGGACTTGTCCTGTCCCATTGCGTTGACCGCGTTCGGCTTTGAACCGGTATTGCCGTACTACGAAGAGGGCGCCCTCGCTTGCGGCATGTACGTTGATACGCCGGAAGCAGGTCGGCTCACGGAAGCCGATGTGCCGAAGTTCACCGCAGAGGAGAGCGGCACGATCGTCGTGGGACCGCTCGGCCGTTTGCCGTTTGAACCGGATACGGTGCTGGTGTACGGCAATTCGGCGCAAGTGATGCGTCTGGTCGCAGCGGCGCAATACAAGCGCGGAGGTTCGATCCCGTCGACATTCTCGGCACGGGCCGATTGTGCAGACATCGTGATCAAAACCCAACAGACCGGCGAGCCGCAAGTGATCTTGCCCTGCTACGGAGATCGTTTGTTTGGACAGACCCAAGACCACGAGATGGCGTTCACAATGCCGTTCGCGCGCATGGCGGAGCTATCGGAGGGTTTGCTTGGCACGCACAAGGGCGGCATTCGCTACCCGATTCCGCACTTCCTGCGCTACGAAGCGGAGTTCCCGGCCACCTACGAGAAACTGATGGAGCTGTTTCAAGAACAAACACCGAAAGGGTGACTTTGTATGAATCAGACGAAGGTGCACGTCGAAGGCATCCTGCTCACCGACCCATTTCCGTATAACAGCTTTGAAGAAAAACGGGAGATCTACCTCGCGAAGTTCTGTCCGCATGAGCCGTTGCAGGTGTTGGAAGGCAACCACGTGCAAGAGCTGTTTCTCCACCTCGGGCTGACTGTGCCGGAAGGGTTGGCCGAAGGTCAATCGGTTACGGCGGTCGGCGTGTTGACCGAACGCAAGATGGTGACTCGCTCCGGCAAAGTCAGTCGAGGCGGAGTGTTTCAGATCATCGTCGAGGAGCTCCTACAAGCGAAAACGGAGTAGGAGGAGAAGTAGAATGAAATTTGAAGCAAATGCAAAGTCTCTGTTGGATGATCTGGTGGCCCCGTTCCCGTTCTTGATGCGACCGCTTGCCAAGAAAATGATCGAAGGCAAAGTCGTGGAAGAAGCGAAAAAAGCAGGTCACGAACAAGCGCAAATCGATGACGTGGTGCGAGGTTACATCATCGTCGGTCTCTCCCGCGGCAACGAGCCGGAGAAGATCAAATCTTCGCTCAACGGGAAAATCGAGGACGTTTCGAAGTTCGACGACCTCTTCGTGCAAGCGTAATTTCATAGGTTCTGACAAAGAGCACAGCCGGAATCGGTTTGTGCTCTTTTTTTTCTGGACGAGATTGGGTACACTAAGAGAGAAACCTAGCATCCAGGAGGAAAGACAACGTGGAATATACGAAAACTTCAAAGGAACTGCTCGACGAACTTCTCAGCCCGATCCCGTTCATGGTACGCCCGATGGCGAAGAAGATGATCGAGAAACAAATTTTCGCGGAAGCTCAAAAAGCGAACCACAGTACGGTGGAGGACGAAGACGTCCTTCGCGGCTACATCATCGCCGGTGCCAAGAAGGAAGCAGACCGCGACCGTATGAAAAAATTCCTGACCGACAAAGGATACGACCTCGCGCAATACGAGGAACTGTTCTCCGTCGAAGCATAACCGAAAAAAGAGCACGTCCGTTTCGTACAAACGGCGTGCTCTTTTTTGTCAGCGGGCATCGATGTTCCAATACGGGTTGCCGTTGAAGGAGAACCCGCGCACTTGCACGAAGCGGGAGTCGAAGCCGGGGCGCACGAGGATGAAACCTCGGCTGTGCGAAACATCGAGGCGTTCCTTTTTGCCATCGCGGTAGTTGACTTCAATCGTTTCAATAAACGGGTTGTAGACACGCCCGGCCAGCACGCCGTATCCGTTGTTGATGCCGCTGTTGGGCGGGATGGCGCGGACGACGACGAGGTCTTGCGCCGGATCGGTGACGGTCAGCGGCCAATGCGCTTGGTAGAGGTGGACGGAGCCGTTTGCCCGGCGTCCGGCGAAGGCGAGGCCGTCGTTGTTCGGAATGGAGTAGAGAACATAAGTGCCAAGCGGCGTGTCTTTGGTGTCGAGGATGCGGAAGTCTTTTTGAGAGGCTGTTGGCACCGAGAGGGTGCGGAACAACTCCACTTCGAAAGTTTTCAGGTCGTTTTGGCGCAAAGGGGACGTGACACCCTCGTTTTGGACTTCTTGGATCTTGGCTCCCTCGTGAACGTCGTTTTGTTTGCCG encodes the following:
- a CDS encoding M23 family metallopeptidase → MNQWLKGRLWMPLFLTLALLPPLPAKASQPDTAEGGEDLPVLTQPQEELPVLYKVEKQTRVPWYFLAAVNQYEMGIHWQKNRQNPNPSTIKIEVPVDKWRGPVNPQMEDNNPMTIKLFGGIGLDGNGDKKADRTDPVDELFTMAKFLGRDGSDEESVRRALWDYYQDGTVVDRITGFAHIFQSEGTLEIKGNSFPIPLRYNYSYRSTWGDARGWGGRRSHEGCDIFANTGTPVLSTAYGVVEVAGWNKFGGWRIGIRDLNNVYHYYAHLSGFEKGMKRGSLVKPGQVIGYVGSSGYGRPGTSGKFAPHLHYGMYRDTGAREWAFDPTPHLRKWEREDRTAKKKKK
- a CDS encoding DUF169 domain-containing protein yields the protein MNLLKQYAEELDLYVRTDSFPLGVKVFQDDAAIPAKVKRPLRDLGNRITICQGISMARRYGWTIAMSAEDLSCPIALTAFGFEPVLPYYEEGALACGMYVDTPEAGRLTEADVPKFTAEESGTIVVGPLGRLPFEPDTVLVYGNSAQVMRLVAAAQYKRGGSIPSTFSARADCADIVIKTQQTGEPQVILPCYGDRLFGQTQDHEMAFTMPFARMAELSEGLLGTHKGGIRYPIPHFLRYEAEFPATYEKLMELFQEQTPKG
- a CDS encoding DUF2621 family protein, whose protein sequence is MKFEANAKSLLDDLVAPFPFLMRPLAKKMIEGKVVEEAKKAGHEQAQIDDVVRGYIIVGLSRGNEPEKIKSSLNGKIEDVSKFDDLFVQA
- a CDS encoding DUF3905 domain-containing protein, encoding MAEQNDKQVSERRERKLRSVDDNALNAPWRNTPLDNWSKDTDPSILSGDQYVDNDHDLGTTRRENLERLAGQRNPVAAPFMHPTHDTSMNNGDDELYYGDSNNVNK
- a CDS encoding inorganic phosphate transporter is translated as MHDTGMYLIIAVVVLALGFDYINGFHDTANAIATSISTKAMSPKIAILLAASMNLLGALSFTGVAKTIGKGIADPAQLSNGMWIVVAAMVSAIIWNLITWWYGIPSSSSHALIGSLTGAVIASAGFSQINYGGFISILKSLVLSPIIALVLGFIIMLAFLWLFKNFAPAKMTRNFRAFQVLSAAFQAYLHGTNDAQKAMGIITFALVAGGFQDTMDIPLWVKFAAAAAMALGTASGGMRIIRTVGRGIMKMQPVNGFAADVTSAIVIGGATYLKLPVSTTHVISSAIMGVGAAKGFNKVKWDVAGRIVMTWIITLPLTAVLAALVYWVLSIFF
- a CDS encoding DUF2621 family protein; its protein translation is MEYTKTSKELLDELLSPIPFMVRPMAKKMIEKQIFAEAQKANHSTVEDEDVLRGYIIAGAKKEADRDRMKKFLTDKGYDLAQYEELFSVEA
- a CDS encoding PIG-L family deacetylase, with the translated sequence MQAGKGWRAGLLATMLLGGMLLVPPQTTQAADLMRNMADANHVLQQAPPKRLLVIAPHPDDASLAAVAMIRQTQNSGGQVRIVVMTNGDGFRGAAAQLFGIKHPDGADMRRLGEIRQREELQAAARMGLSQRDVTFLGYPDAGLHRLWLTYWNPTKPFQAMNGSSAVPYLNAYHPHAPYCGLSVVNDLRKLLDEYRPTDVLYPDPHDVHRDHWATSAFTQYALTAEADDLKPREWNYLIHYPEFPDPRRYRPNAPLTHPSHLTDVGVAWLSLPLSKQVETDKHAAILAHTSQIHMMKNLLESFVRTNDLLSIYSVPTFPQRTLQRIELDDIGDQKAPLHARSADIREVLAAAHADTVQIAIQTADTLRPEDECKLYLRIPERGELLELSDQNKYHLQTLGVTWSKHGNQALCTLPRTLFHGAKTVLISTELTCNGQRADNTAWRRFHLS
- a CDS encoding DUF47 domain-containing protein, with the translated sequence MLRLGPKNDVFFDLLEQEVDNLQRGAKLFVELMENYTNVEAKFDGIQDIEHKGDAITRQIMEKLNSTFVTPIEREDISALAFTLDEILDIITGVADRCVLYRIGKPTPEMIALSKAMEGASDELVKLIHMLRELKYDRIQESAKRVKKWEMESDQIYRHAVARLLNDETHSPIYVIKWKEIYEKLEDGVDFCEDVSNLVEGVVLKNA